The genomic region TCGACTTTTTCTATTGCAGTTTGGAAATCCCATCGCGGTCACGGCTCGTAAATAAGTCAGGAACGTGCGCGTATGTCCGCAGGCGACCGCAACATGATAATAGGTCGCGGCGCGTTCTTCGTGACGCCGTCCGACTCGCTGGCCGTGCTCGCCAGCCAGCTGCAGCACATCCCGTACTTCCAGCGCACCGGCGTGCGGGGCTTCGCGCGCAGCATGCCCACCGCCGCCGCCGTCGACCGCGTCGCGCGAGACCTGGGGCACGAGATGTTCCAGGTGCCCACGGGTAGGTCATTCGCTGTCTTTGTTCTTCGTTTTAAGTATAACGTCCTTTCGAGATGATTTTAGGACGGTTTTTAGTTCGGTGCCAACTAAACGATGGCTTAAAAAGCGGCAGCTGATCTATTATATCGGAGAATCATATCCGTTTTTCAGGCTGGAAGTACTTCGGCAACCTGATGGACGCGGGGCGGCTGTCGCTGTGCGGGGAGGAGAGCTTCGGCACGGGATCCGACCACGTGCGGGAGAAGGACGGCGTGTGGGCGGCGCTGGCCTGGCTGTCCGTGCTGGCCGCCAGCGGGCTGGGTGTGGAAGAGCTGCTGCGCAACCACTGGCAGAAGTACGGAAGGAACTACTTCACCAGGTGTGTGAACAGGCAGCGGTCGGTgatgtccactgctggacatcgTCCATCTTAGtttgataatgtaatttttaaaaacactcCAAAATGTTCGTCTCAGATACGACTACGAGGAGTGCCCCAGCGACCCCTGCAACGAGATGATGCAAGAATTGGAGAAGAAGATAACTGAAGCTGGGTTCATTGGCTCCAAGCACACGTCAGGAGACAAGACCTACGTCGTGGCCGAGGCAGACAACTTCTCCTACATGGACCCCGTGGACCGCAGCGTCGCCATGAAACAGGTAATGAGAATATATACAACTGTACGCTAGTACCATAAATACCGactagttaaaataatatttacttttaatgtattttagaaAGGCAAACAGGATTGAGCCCAGTGGCTTGCAATGCTTAATTTTGCtttcaaattcatatttttttttataaaataggtaagtgGATTGACAGAATGCTCCATCCGATTTTAAGAGGTCATagctgcccatagacattggcgctgtaagaaatataaattagtcCTTATTGCTGATACGCCCAAgcttagaaactaagatgttacgttccTTCTACTAcaggttacactggctcactcaccccacAAAcaagaacacagcaatacatatGGGCATTTCTTTAAAAGTTTGCgtgattttaaaaaatggtatttttttagcACATATGTTTTATGCGATAATAtcaacataaattaaatcaGTGATGTCTAAATTGTCATAAAAACACAGAAATCACACAAAACACTGTGTAGTTTATCATATTTACGAATTAAATGCGTCCGACCCTGATATTTTCTTCCACTGAGTTACGAACTATATTGCCTTGATTttgggtaaaataaaaatataatattcaaaacgcATATATTTATGTCACAAGATAAAGTACTAATCACAAATCTTCTcctaatttttcattataagcaCTTATCAAAATATGATCAACAATTTGTACATCCCCTGAGTTACAAAACGACAAAAACAgacttatttaatcatttttggcATTAATTTGAgatccaaataatattataagtaaatgataaaattaataaaatatatatatatatatatatatatatatatatatatatatatatatatatatatatatatatatatgatattatatattaaactattcATGACCTTCCCAGGGTCTACGCATCGTTTTCGAAGATGGTTCCAGGATAGTCTACCGTCTCAGTGGAACAGGTAGTTCCGGAGCTACTGTGAGGTAAGACTTTATCTTGTGTTATAAATTCAGCATTAAAGTACATAagataattttactatatataaccATTCATACGCTTTTTATGTGTTACTTATTCTACTCCATAGGACTTTAAGCATCCAAATAACACTATTTCTATatggtatttaatttatcttttttgtcGAAGTTAGACCCTAATGCTACAATGCCCTGTTATTTCAGCATTAGGGTCTAACTTcgagatttgtatattttattgcattttgtgCAAATAGTTCGTTTTCGACAGTTTTTGAAGAATATTGATTGTAGCGTAAGCAATATTGTCTTACAAttattgtctttaaaatatcttctaaacaatataataatgtctatATCCACAGATTATACATAGACTCATACGAAGCCAAGGACGTTCTGGGCGACGCCCAGCTCATGCTGCGTCCGCTCATCCAGCTCGCCCTGGAGCTGGCGCAGCTGCCGCACTACACTGGCCGGGACGCGCCCACCGTCATCACATAGACACATTAGTCTGCTACGAATCGATTTATTCAAACTGTAAATAACATCTCGTTTCTAACCtgtttgaaagatttttttttaattgtaacacattttacaattaaaatataatagtatgttAAGTCAAAAAATTATTACACCTCGGGTTATATaggttttatattaagtaaataagtgaattttatctaaattttattttaaactggaATTTGtaactgatatttattaatgattaagttcaaataagaaaataatcttttactgtttagtaaagtacaaaatacCTAACAAGGACCGATAAAGCGTCAATGGCGCAATGGCTTacgggccgcctagcgatgaatatgtcgcaggttcgatcctgaccccttgggctattgtcgtccccactccgAACACAAGCTTTGCACTTTATTGGTGGGTTAGATAGGAATTAGTAATTTCCAAAAGACATGTCTCGTTTTAACGAAAAGTAAACTAAAATttagtttcaattattttttcattttaaattaattaaataaaattataattaaaatgatttttttttttctcttacaaaaatattttttgttttatgtttttttgcaCTGTTCATTAGGTTAAGTTGATATATTGTTGATCGTTGTTAGTGTGGAGGCATTCTTGGCACCACTTACCACTGTACATCAATGGTGGTACCATCTGCCTCCGATAATGGTTCACAAAAAAGTTTAAGATGTATAGTCATTCATGAAATTttatgagtatataaataacaatataattaatataagcttatttggaaaaaatatattagattatattaaatatataaatgaatatataatactacacatacatacaacatataACGCTTTATACAGCGTTATAATTTCGATAAACAAATCTATTACTGCGATGCGTTTTGCTGCAATTTCAgcgtgtaaaataataaatatttttacattttataataattttgtagctacttttatttaggctgtatccatgttttgtatttttctttttgtggtgtacaataaagtaaagtaatattattgaagcaaattatattatcatttcattgttattaaatatttgactgAACTTGCAACTTATGCcagatttttctttttgttgtaatttttattacaaatgatcaatatttttaaaagtattttattatagatgaaataaatttaaatatatatatatatatatattttggaaatcactttatttgaaattattgaaacaatattttagtCGATTGTGAATTTATCAATGCCAaagagatataaatatatattatcctgttgaatatttcttaaaacaaattgttcctcttttatattgttttgaaaaataaatggaatcaattattatctgttattttattttacatcccAAAAGCGCAACTACATGTCtcctaaaattatattagacgTTCCAACTTGTTGATTTGTATATCAGCTTTTAGGGCCTTGTAGGGCCGGCTAAATACGCGAAAGTAGCAACTGTCTGACATCGACcatgaatctttttttttattatatttctaatatactaatatatttctaatatagtaaaaaaaatcatatttcgtCTATAGAattgtagacgaaatatttttaatacgaaaCGAAAAATAGAGACATCCATAGTTTCCATACGTTTTTGTTTGAGTaccaagtttttatttgaaattgaactTTTGAAGACATTGTACCAACATTAGAGAGCGATAGTCTATATGTCGTCATAACTGACGACATATGCTTGCGCTTTACGTTACAATagacaatttattactttttaatgatttcacaTATTCCAAACAGATAACATCACTTGTAAGTTTatcttaacataaaattatggtTTCATATAGCACTGAAGTCATCTGCTTAATTTTTGTGTATCCACTGACCAGCATTGTAGCGGCATGGTGTAATAAGCCTCTAACCTAATCCAGACGAGTGAAGGTCTTTGCCTGCATTGCAATGCCAAAATTCATACAATTcctctatatatataaggacttgtttaaaataaaacttcgaactacaattaaaactttatttacatagataaaGTGTACACGTGTGAGATCCTTTTCAATGTTATTGCAAAACGGAgacaaaatattgaatatacttataaataattaacagtaAAATATTACGCAATAAAAAACTGCATTACAAGATTAACAGTCCCGAAGGCTATAATAAGggaataaaatattgctttcCAGCAAGTCAACTTCCCTCGTAGTCGCAGAGACTGCATTTGCAGCAAGGCCGGCAAAGCGAACACGTGCACCAACCCGCTCACCGCGCCCGTATATCTAACAATGAAACGATATATCAGTGCGCTTTTAAATAACGTGACTATTTTGGTAAAATTGACACTTAAATAGAAATCTATGAAGATCTAtgtgtcaaaaatatataagttagtgCAGTGAGGGCGCATTTACCTACAGGATTTATCGTCCGGAAGGTAGGGCGGTTTAGGgggcaacaatttttttttgcttgttTTAATAGTGtgtctgatttaaaaaaatcgtaaaacgTCTAATTGAAAAAAGCACATCAACTTTCAAAAACACAAACTTGTATCCATgtcatctttaaaaaaaaaaattacccatATTATTAGGATTACTGAACGTTTTAGGGAATAGGGAAGCGGTAATATTCCATAGATAGGTATTCCACAGGGGTGGATCTGATATCTCGTCTGCCCCAAGGTATCAAAATGTGCCCTTGTGTAGATTTCTATTGGATGACGAaggaaaaaaaatccaatttcaTACTTTTCAGTATGCGATTTTTTGAATAGACAGGcttaatttttgaatttacttttttatttaaattattttgggcttttattttcgtaaaaaagTGGTCACGTATGCATGTTCccgcaaagtttttttttcaaattaaattaaatctgatATGATAGACGTATAAGCGGTACACCAGGCACAGCACCTGATGATGGTGCCGATGTCGGGACAGAGGCAGGCCACGAGTATGCAGAGCGCCACCACGCCCACGTTGACGGCCGGCGCCGGCGCGCGGCACAGCTGCGCCGCCTCCGCCCGCAGCATGAACACCACCAGCGGGTACACCGTCACCACCTGCCACACGCGCCGTACGTATATCACGATTTAATGCTCGTTTACCTTCAGACGAGGTGGAACGGCTTTGGGCTATTAATTCTATACGAAACATAACCTTAATCAAGGAAAACCTTGAcccttttactggtggtagggctttgtgcaagctcgtctgggtaggtaccacccactcatcagatattctaccgcaaaacagcaatacttgatattgttgtgttccggtttgaagggtgagtgagccagtgtaattacaggcacaagggacataaaatcttagttcccaaggttggtggcgcattggatatgtaagcgatggttgacatttcttacaatgccaatgtctaagagcgttggtgaccacttaccatcaggtggcccatatgctcgtccgccttcctattctataaaaaaaaaaaaaaaaccttaatcaagcgccactgaattttcatgtacttaatttgtattgatGATTCATCTgatgctcggtggtgaaggaatacgtcgtggggaaacctgcatatatCAGAAGaatatgtgtatccaccaacccgcattggagcagagtgttGGAATAAGCTGCGAACCCTCTCCTCAAGACAAGACTTAATAAATCGACAAGACATGAATACAGCTAAAGCTATTGCgctatgaaatatttacaaacatttaacatgtttgacatttaaaaaataacggattggaaaataaataacttacctGAAAAAGAAGTAACGCTCGCGCAATTGCTGTCATCACGTCATGCATTTCGAAATTGTTTAGAATATTCTGGAACAGAATAacaaatctattattttattaacggaaataattaataaaattggattaaatatacttcaatttatatttagttaaaagcatattttatattttattttaatttcagacaCAGACAGACAGTAAATAGGGCCCATAATATCAAGGAATAACCACCGCCCATAATACGTTCGTCAATTACTCAATACCAAGTCAGTACGACATCAATTACTAAGgtactttatatgtatgtaaaatagataggcagactggcaactagactacctgatggtaagtggtcaccatcgtaTGTCATCAAAGCTAccactattaaatataataaaacaatacatacatCTTCGATGCAAGACTTGGAGAGCGGAAAGCATATATAAAAGATGGCTCCAACAAGCGTGTAAGTTATGGTTACCAGCAGGAAAGCTATTGTTAGGTCACGACCCTGTAACAAAATCATATTtcgacaaattttatttaaatattcaagcaTTTCTCGTCAAAGAACATacgtaataactatttattacaaaacaatgaAGATTTTAAACACGATAACATATTAAGTGCGTCACTTCATACTTTGTGGCTTTTTAACCGACAAAAAAAAGCAAAACTTCTTTGAGTcgacatgtatttttttttcatacatttataaattattataaacagttAAATTTTGGATATaagtaattttcaattaaaatacattttcccGGGAAGTGGACgggtagaaaaaaatatttatgtatgtaaaaatgcATGTAAACAGGTACCTACATTTAGTGACCTGTCCGAATGTTTTACCGCCGCGGTGTCTGTTTTTTCCAttggttttgttattttattgtgtttttttaaactaagtaCAATCATTCGAAGTAGAGCATAGCTTACTGTTAATCAAATAGATACAggtcttatataaatacattataatagtaataagtagtaacagcctgttaatgtcccactgctgggctaaggcgtcctctcccttttgaggagaaggtttcgagcttattccaccacatgaaatcaagcacgtgaaaattcagtggtgcttgccctaaccgagatggcctagtggttagaacgcgtgaatcttaaccgatgatgatatatacttatataattgattaatgTGTGCCATTTAAATAAGCTAGTTTATCCAAGTTATCTGGagttttttgatttatataagatCATGTCACTGTGTTCGTCTTCAAGAGGAAAGAGAtccacaaatataatatattacattaaatccTAGTAATAAGATCGAGACCGTCTCTTACGTTTTTATCTTGTCTTGCATTATTGCCCATAATCGTgattataatgttatgtatatagaAAGAAAGGGCGAGCATCCCACTGAGCACGGCCGCGTCACTGCCTCCTCTCCCCCGAGTCACCATCAGGTCCCCCATGTTAATTCCCCAAGTCCAACCCTTCACTATTACAAATAGCAGCAAGTAGAACACCGATAGAGTTCctgaagaaaaaaaatccaaaattaaaaatttcatacaaCTTCAAGACTATAGGTTAGTGaggtaatattacaaatgtctgggtaggtaccacccaatcatcacatacagccaaacagcagtactcagtattattgtattccggtttaagcCGCATtagaaatgataaatatttacagttcATGTACAAAACTCCATGTGCCAGTCTGACtacttactttaaattaaaaaaaattggaaattgGTTactcatacaaatatttattatattaagttctaGAACAACTGGAAATATAACTTACCTAAAGAGTTAAATTTGGTgaaaaatgaaacatttctaaaacaaaGCAATGGGAAGACGATGATAGCCACGTAAAAGGGAACCGTGGTGTGCAGACCCCAGTACGGTGACGGGTCCACCATTGGTTGGTCCGAAGGAGTGATCAGAGGATCGTGCTTAGGACATAGGAGGCTTGTGTTGTAAACTGTCGAGTTTGGCGTTTCCACATCTGCAACATGAAATagataaatttacaattaatggaattttaaaatacatcgtTCGTAATGAGAGAGTATAATTtagttaagtatttaatatgagCGGGATGGCCCATTAGTAAGACGTGAATCCGAACCGaaagttcaaacccaggcaggCGCTAAATTTTATTagcttaattgtaataaataacaattaagcaaataaaatttagCTATTACGTCTGTCTGCGATTCGACACAGCGGGATGAAACTTGGATGTGTTGAATGAAAATATGCCACATGTGCATCCACTAACCGGCATattatcgtaacagcctgttaatgttccattgctgggctaaaggcctcctctccttttcttcctttttggggagaaggtttggagtttattcctccaagctgctccaatgcgggttggtagaatacacatgtggcagaatttcagtgaaattagacacatgcaggtttcctcatgatgttttccttcaccgtaaagcacgagttgacttataattacaaattaagcacataaaaaattcagtggtgcttgccccggtttgaacccacgatcatcggtcaagattcacgcgttctttaccaccgggccatcttggctcttcCGGTATTATGAAGGTTTTAATATCAAAGATATTTTAACATCCAACTTTAATTTTAGTCTGAATTCTAAAAATAGGTTTCTCTCGGTGTAGATCTAATtggcaattaaatatatatatcgtgtCACCCATGAAGTAGTTGACGGTATGGTACAGGAAGTTGGTGATGAGCAGCCAGTAGACGACGTTGGCGCCGAGCAGCACGAGTACGCTGAAGGCgtgcgccgcgcccgccgcgccgccgcccagCAGCGCGCGGCACAGCGCCGGCACCTCGC from Nymphalis io chromosome 11, ilAglIoxx1.1, whole genome shotgun sequence harbors:
- the LOC126771607 gene encoding sodium-coupled neutral amino acid transporter 9 homolog, which encodes MRLKKDSVQNSDNETTASSVKSVESYGVFGTACSDCSDCEREEERKRNHKYDKLTTRSTSCTSFHSTADHETYPLLMAANLTNTYKTISSSSDTLGPAELSGSDIIATYKRTMEKNDETDKNKQSSLVTIFSIWNTIMGSSLLTMAWGVERAGLPSALFLLAFMSALCLYTAHILLRVNVHHGGARCEVPALCRALLGGGAAGAAHAFSVLVLLGANVVYWLLITNFLYHTVNYFMDVETPNSTVYNTSLLCPKHDPLITPSDQPMVDPSPYWGLHTTVPFYVAIIVFPLLCFRNVSFFTKFNSLGTLSVFYLLLFVIVKGWTWGINMGDLMVTRGRGGSDAAVLSGMLALSFYIHNIIITIMGNNARQDKNGRDLTIAFLLVTITYTLVGAIFYICFPLSKSCIEDNILNNFEMHDVMTAIARALLLFQVVTVYPLVVFMLRAEAAQLCRAPAPAVNVGVVALCILVACLCPDIGTIIRYTGAVSGLVHVFALPALLQMQSLRLRGKLTCWKAIFYSLIIAFGTVNLVMQFFIA